One segment of Asterias rubens chromosome 2, eAstRub1.3, whole genome shotgun sequence DNA contains the following:
- the LOC117303057 gene encoding uncharacterized protein LOC117303057 yields the protein MAHYNGGNPTQGGGKGGVGLLTTVIEVEDKWAVVSLSDCSRGLVTKGQIRRGNLQPVQTMKDFLRPGFTVVTSIRKAKYADSDAHRHYCNWVVTKIIRQNGLILPPAPYYRDPSNFFDFQVDKKRTGLSVDILGSYTGEAVYYLRNCLKSWNGISLEAIMDNLYQGASREVLDGLDSVETLATFVQSLPRFFTLTSLGFLYSNSHPEVTCIEAEIQRRLPAFDVGIFGDRAIIISKPWEVANVVNMIIRERQLSVVAFDTERATKGSSEYLSTIQIAPMGNDSQAYIFDVMNWSNKNFHTSQLKKLLESDSVIKVVHDCRGDSAVLETYDICLTNVFDTAVAYTTIMEQSNTVYAPPPNFSKLCQIFGRFTPQRNSKNVYQGNQNYWAYRPFTKNMIDHAASDVLGLATYVYENMRSFMNPSWKSRFDALCRKSLKH from the exons ATGGCTCACTACAATGGAGGAAATCCTACACAAGGAGGTGGAAAAGGCGGTGTAGGCCTACTCACCACAGTTATTGAAGTTGAAGACAAATGGGCAGTAGTAAGTTTATCTGACTGCAGTCGTGGCCTCGTGACCAAAGGCCAGATCCGCCGAGGAAATCTGCAGCCAGTCCAAACCATGAAAGACTTCCTACGGCCAGGTTTCACTGTGGTCACCAGCATCAGGAAAGCCAAGTATGCGGACAGCGACGCCCACAGACACTACTGCAACTGGGTGGTGACAAAAATCATCCGGCAGAATGGATTGATCTTGCCCCCGGCCCCGTACTATCGTGACCCATCCAACTTTTTTGACTTTCAAGTTGATAAGAAGAGAACGGGGTTAAGTGTAGACATCCTCGGATCATACACCGGAGAAGCGGTGTATTACCTGAGAAACTGCCTCAAGAGTTGGAATGGCATCTCATTGGAAGCTATTATGGACAATCTGTATCAAGGCGCGAGCCGAGAAGTCTTAGATGGTTTAGACTCGGTTGAAACTCTCGCAACATTCGTACAGAGTCTTCCTCGCTTTTTCACCCTGACTTCCCTGGGATTTCTCTACTCCAATAGCCATCCCGAAGTGACGTGCATTGAGGCTGAGATCCAACGACGGTTACCGGCGTTTGACGTCGGCATTTTCGGTGACAGAGCCATCATCATCAGCAAACCTTGGGAAGTCGCTAATGTCGTCAACATGATCATAAGGGAAAGGCAATTAAGTGTCGTTGCATTTGATACTGAGAGAGCTACCAAGG GATCTTCAGAGTACCTGTCTACCATTCAAATTGCTCCCATGGGGAACGATTCCCAAGCATACATATTTGATGTCATGAACTGGTCTAATAAGAATTTCCATACCAGCCAACTGAAGAAACTACTGGAGAGCGACAGTGTCATCAAG GTTGTGCATGACTGTCGAGGAGACAGTGCTGTTCTGGAGACCTACGACATTTGCCTCACCAACGTCTTCGACACCGCA GTTGCCTATACAACCATCATGGAGCAGTCAAACACAGTTTACGCACCCCCTCCAAACTTCTCCAAACTCTGCCAGATATTTGGACGCTTCACCCCTCAGCGAAACTCCAAGAATGTTTATCAGGGTAATCAGAACTACTGGGCCTATCGACCATTCACTAAGAACATGATTGATCACGCTGCCAGTGATGTGCTGGGGTTGGCCACATATGTTTATGAAAACATGAGAAG TTTTATGAATCCCAGCTGGAAGTCTAGATTTGATGCTCTGTGCAGAAAAAGTCTAAAACATTGA